The following proteins are encoded in a genomic region of Paenibacillus sp. FSL R7-0273:
- a CDS encoding MATE family efflux transporter — protein sequence MDASQTKKLTKDPISRLLLSFCSQTTMSVMLYSFQALINTYFVAVGVGAYAAGAVALSAPIMLIIGSFASTVGAGGASIVSRALGKNDPEKAASTVGNTLLFFWMISSVSSVLGLLLLNPLLELLAVDDVLMPYAKGYTEIILIGAVTATGFSSLIRAEGNIRFSIYQWTVSALVNLLLDPLFIFYFHMGVEGAALATVISQMVSMGLCMYYYFLSKKHAFPVNRRHFRVKPALMGEILSIGSPALLSQIGNSIFLIAINHRLGALGGPEAISAFGIVSRLRSFLVMPVSGIVQGLQPIIGFNYAAGLNKRVQEAIRLSILATILYGLVIMLICILIPRELIYIFIREEQIVSIGIRALQSIALSFPFMGALTITAAYFQSTGKALFAFALPMMSIVLISVPALYILSWIFELRGIWFTYLVSDGITFLMAIFFLQLILKRQNANTKERI from the coding sequence ATGGATGCAAGCCAGACAAAAAAATTAACAAAGGACCCCATATCAAGGTTACTGCTTAGCTTTTGTTCCCAAACCACGATGTCTGTTATGTTATACAGTTTTCAGGCGCTTATCAATACCTATTTTGTTGCAGTAGGCGTTGGTGCTTATGCGGCAGGTGCGGTTGCACTATCTGCTCCCATTATGTTAATAATCGGTTCCTTTGCAAGTACTGTGGGGGCAGGCGGGGCTTCCATTGTATCCAGAGCATTAGGCAAAAATGATCCAGAGAAGGCAGCCTCAACGGTTGGTAATACTTTACTGTTCTTCTGGATGATTTCGTCCGTGTCCTCCGTTCTGGGCTTGTTGTTGCTTAATCCATTGTTAGAGCTTCTGGCAGTGGATGATGTCTTGATGCCTTATGCAAAAGGATATACAGAAATCATACTGATCGGAGCTGTAACAGCGACCGGTTTTTCCTCACTCATTCGGGCAGAAGGCAATATTCGATTTTCGATTTATCAATGGACGGTTTCTGCACTCGTGAACCTGCTTCTGGATCCCCTGTTTATCTTCTACTTTCATATGGGGGTCGAGGGCGCTGCGCTGGCTACTGTAATCTCGCAAATGGTGTCCATGGGTTTATGTATGTATTACTATTTTCTATCCAAAAAGCATGCTTTTCCGGTAAACCGGCGCCATTTTCGGGTAAAGCCGGCACTCATGGGAGAGATTCTTAGTATCGGCTCTCCCGCACTGCTGTCTCAAATAGGTAACAGTATTTTTTTAATTGCGATTAATCACAGACTTGGAGCGTTAGGTGGTCCAGAGGCAATAAGTGCTTTTGGTATCGTTAGCCGGCTGAGATCTTTTTTAGTTATGCCCGTTAGCGGGATTGTACAGGGCTTACAGCCTATTATTGGTTTCAATTACGCCGCCGGATTAAACAAAAGGGTCCAGGAGGCCATACGTCTGTCCATTTTAGCCACCATACTATACGGTCTGGTCATTATGCTAATTTGCATCCTTATACCGAGAGAATTGATCTATATTTTTATTCGTGAAGAACAAATTGTTTCAATCGGCATACGAGCTTTGCAGTCCATCGCTTTGTCGTTTCCTTTCATGGGAGCTCTAACCATTACGGCTGCCTATTTTCAATCTACCGGAAAAGCTTTGTTTGCTTTCGCACTTCCAATGATGAGTATAGTGCTGATTTCAGTGCCGGCATTGTATATCTTGTCTTGGATATTTGAATTACGGGGCATATGGTTTACCTATTTAGTTTCAGATGGAATCACGTTCTTAATGGCAATCTTTTTTTTACAGCTAATCCTGAAGCGGCAGAATGCAAATACAAAGGAGAGAATTTAA
- a CDS encoding phosphotransferase family protein, translating into MISNTKSILSRQTIEMIVQEHFGKDIVIDNITELTEGWFNAIYVLSFAGQGVHGYKELVLKTGVQSSKYVLSYEQDIMRAEVLVYSLLEDTIVPVPRIITQDFSKSLVDFDYCFMEKLQGSNWMKLDEQITPGNKEKLIAELAGYTAAIHNVKGDFFGYIKEDKKFQFPDWSSAFKGMMNTMIQDGREQGLDLPYDAILSAFEPLWVILNEITVPALVNFDMWSKNIMLAEKDGNYYIDAIIDHERAFFGDPYAEFISSATICGDVLKSQTFMENYSLVSGKPFTFTRNDRIRLYMYNIYLTLLMGVEVYRYNEEDTKQRIAYCNWKIPNDLLELKEYLVQKE; encoded by the coding sequence ATGATCAGTAATACAAAAAGTATTCTGTCACGGCAAACGATCGAGATGATTGTCCAGGAACATTTCGGGAAGGATATTGTGATCGATAATATTACAGAATTGACAGAAGGCTGGTTTAATGCCATATATGTTTTATCTTTTGCCGGGCAAGGTGTACACGGGTACAAAGAATTAGTACTGAAAACAGGGGTGCAATCGTCTAAATACGTACTGTCATATGAGCAGGATATCATGCGCGCAGAAGTACTTGTATATAGCCTTTTAGAAGATACCATTGTTCCCGTTCCCAGGATTATCACCCAAGATTTCAGTAAATCCTTAGTAGATTTCGATTATTGCTTTATGGAGAAGCTTCAGGGAAGCAATTGGATGAAACTGGACGAACAAATAACGCCCGGAAACAAGGAGAAACTAATCGCTGAACTTGCGGGGTATACGGCCGCGATACACAATGTGAAAGGCGATTTTTTCGGCTATATAAAAGAAGATAAGAAGTTTCAATTTCCGGATTGGAGCTCGGCATTTAAAGGGATGATGAATACAATGATACAGGATGGGCGAGAGCAGGGCCTGGACCTTCCCTATGATGCCATCCTAAGTGCATTTGAACCTCTGTGGGTGATTCTTAATGAAATCACAGTGCCTGCTCTTGTGAACTTTGACATGTGGAGTAAAAATATTATGCTGGCGGAAAAAGATGGGAACTATTATATTGACGCCATTATTGACCATGAGCGTGCGTTTTTTGGTGATCCCTATGCCGAATTTATCTCTAGTGCAACCATATGCGGCGATGTACTGAAAAGCCAAACCTTTATGGAAAATTACAGCCTGGTATCCGGCAAGCCTTTCACGTTCACCCGTAATGACAGAATTCGATTGTATATGTATAACATATATTTGACTTTGCTTATGGGTGTAGAGGTATACCGTTATAATGAGGAAGATACTAAGCAGCGTATAGCCTATTGTAATTGGAAAATTCCAAATGATTTGTTGGAATTGAAAGAATACCTCGTGCAAAAAGAATAA
- a CDS encoding hybrid sensor histidine kinase/response regulator yields the protein MIRAANMDHGSKSGISYSIRFGAEDSIDRERRYSIGLQFGTIVIFMLHAVYSAILFVMSRQKTLLVFMFLLLCTALSVAADNDVILSSWVPINYTWGIKIKLLSYLWLVFASLLLTYRFNNGSKPAGKPLRLYLLVLSVYSLYILAFPIKDVLLYAHWIFGVLYNLPAVWMFVLYAKMIYQRKKDTGFLLFSASAIISGVIWGALVNNGEKNLPFYPGDILASIIGFTAYWLKQFFRKSNENLELTLQLMEDNRQKDQFLVQTSQVLKQPLDHILQIARSQTVLVEHSTDSSAKANIGLLVLIGNRMSLLLDDLLDAPLLAEQDIQLQYKKLDLRKTVLDVIDMLRYLVEGKPLNIRVHISEAVPYVYADEKRLFQIMYNLMHNAIKYTEQGDITVEAFSAGGMVKVSITDTGIGMDKATLARIFQPYEQGSQSTEGGIGLGLSISRRLVQLHQSDLAVHSKLNEGSTFYFTLPTVSNTGYKPGKTAAYNAPEAILPIDRRGPSEDKKQTVKKDTNAPLLHDHDGSSPRILIITDDPVNQKVVANILAEENYRMTAVSSVHEALALLRSLSWDLLIADVKMSPIPGDNLTSLVRQHFNVTELPILLLISNMALDGAYKQFLQGANDYVIKPIEGLELKYRVQTLIALKQSIDQSLHMETAYLQAQIKPHFLFNAINSIMALSEFDMEQMRKVAGAFSDYLRYSVDFINSSQLVDLQSELSLVKAYLFIEKVRFEDRLTVIWDIAPELQFMLPPLSVQPLVENAVRHGLLSRARGGELVIRISQEETAACIEIIDNGKGMTEAEIETILSHPQDGNGGIGLRNTNRRLFQRYGHGLRIQSEPGEGTKVSFSIPLNA from the coding sequence GGCAGAAAACACTGCTGGTGTTTATGTTTCTGCTCCTTTGCACGGCCTTGTCCGTTGCAGCAGACAATGATGTAATCTTGTCAAGCTGGGTGCCTATCAATTATACATGGGGCATTAAAATCAAGCTGTTGTCTTACTTATGGCTAGTCTTTGCCAGTCTGCTGCTAACCTACAGATTTAATAATGGGTCAAAGCCTGCAGGCAAGCCTTTAAGGCTGTATCTGTTGGTACTGTCTGTATATAGCCTTTACATACTGGCTTTTCCAATTAAAGATGTGCTGCTGTACGCTCATTGGATTTTCGGGGTGTTATATAATCTTCCGGCTGTCTGGATGTTTGTTTTATACGCAAAAATGATATACCAGAGAAAAAAGGATACCGGTTTTCTCTTGTTTTCCGCGAGCGCGATTATATCAGGAGTCATATGGGGCGCTCTGGTTAACAACGGTGAAAAAAATCTTCCTTTTTACCCGGGTGACATTCTTGCGTCCATTATAGGGTTTACAGCCTATTGGCTGAAGCAATTTTTCCGTAAATCAAATGAGAACCTGGAGCTTACGCTGCAGCTGATGGAAGACAACCGGCAAAAGGACCAGTTTCTGGTTCAGACCTCACAAGTACTGAAACAGCCGCTGGATCATATACTGCAGATCGCCCGCTCCCAAACTGTTCTGGTTGAACACTCAACAGACTCTTCTGCCAAAGCGAATATCGGACTGCTGGTCCTGATAGGAAACCGGATGTCTCTTCTGCTTGATGACCTGCTTGACGCGCCATTACTTGCAGAGCAGGACATTCAGCTTCAATATAAGAAGCTGGATCTCCGAAAAACCGTTTTGGATGTCATAGACATGCTTCGCTACCTGGTTGAAGGAAAACCGCTGAATATTAGAGTGCATATTTCTGAAGCCGTTCCGTATGTCTATGCCGACGAGAAAAGGCTATTTCAAATTATGTATAACTTAATGCATAATGCCATTAAATACACCGAACAGGGAGACATTACTGTAGAAGCCTTTTCTGCGGGCGGGATGGTTAAGGTTAGTATTACCGATACGGGGATTGGAATGGATAAGGCAACCCTTGCACGCATCTTTCAACCTTATGAACAGGGCTCTCAGAGTACAGAAGGCGGGATAGGCTTAGGCCTAAGCATCAGCAGACGATTGGTTCAGCTGCATCAAAGCGACTTAGCCGTCCATTCAAAATTAAACGAAGGCTCGACCTTTTATTTCACTCTGCCTACAGTTTCTAATACGGGTTATAAACCAGGAAAAACAGCAGCCTACAATGCGCCCGAAGCCATATTACCCATTGACCGCAGAGGGCCGAGCGAGGACAAGAAACAGACCGTTAAGAAGGACACAAATGCACCTTTGCTTCATGATCATGACGGCAGCAGTCCCCGCATACTGATTATCACTGATGATCCCGTTAACCAGAAGGTTGTAGCCAATATTCTCGCTGAAGAGAATTACAGAATGACTGCGGTCTCCAGCGTCCATGAAGCCCTTGCTCTGCTCCGCTCCCTTTCCTGGGATTTGTTAATAGCGGATGTAAAAATGTCTCCGATACCCGGTGATAACCTCACCAGTCTGGTCAGACAACATTTCAATGTCACGGAGCTGCCTATTCTGCTCCTGATTTCCAATATGGCTTTGGACGGGGCGTATAAGCAATTCTTACAGGGAGCCAATGACTATGTAATCAAGCCTATTGAAGGTCTGGAGCTAAAGTACAGAGTACAGACTTTAATTGCGTTAAAACAATCTATTGATCAAAGCCTGCACATGGAAACCGCCTATTTGCAGGCTCAAATTAAACCGCATTTCTTATTTAATGCCATTAACTCCATTATGGCGCTAAGCGAGTTTGATATGGAGCAAATGCGCAAGGTTGCTGGTGCGTTTTCAGATTATTTAAGGTATAGTGTTGATTTTATCAATTCCAGTCAGCTGGTTGATCTGCAAAGTGAACTCTCACTGGTGAAGGCTTACCTTTTTATTGAGAAGGTGCGCTTTGAGGACAGATTAACCGTTATTTGGGATATTGCCCCGGAGCTTCAGTTCATGCTGCCTCCTCTGTCCGTTCAGCCTCTGGTCGAGAATGCCGTAAGGCACGGATTACTGAGCCGTGCAAGGGGCGGAGAACTGGTTATACGCATCTCTCAGGAAGAGACCGCCGCATGTATAGAGATCATTGATAACGGGAAGGGAATGACTGAAGCGGAAATTGAAACCATTCTTAGCCACCCCCAAGACGGCAATGGAGGTATTGGTCTAAGGAATACCAACCGCCGGTTGTTCCAGCGGTATGGTCATGGACTTCGCATTCAGAGTGAACCGGGTGAAGGCACAAAGGTCTCCTTTTCAATCCCCCTTAACGCTTGA